Genomic segment of Streptomyces longhuiensis:
GGCGACAACGGCAACGTCATGTGCGGCCGCGCCAACCACCTGTGGGACCCGACCGGTAAGGTCCAGGCGTCTATCCCCTGCGGCGGCATCGACAACTGGGCCGCCGGAGGAGCGTTCGCCGAGGTCGCGCCGCTGCCGACCGGGATCGAGACGTACGCCTCGTTCTACCTGTCGATCACGAACACCCCGCACCGCGCCGAGTTCTCGTGGAACGCCCAGGCGGGCAAGGCCGATCTGAACTGGCAGACGGCCTGGAAGCAGACCTCCATCGACATGGCCAAGACGATCTTCGACAAGATCAACGCGAAGGAGGGCACGATCTACCGCACCGATCTCTTCGGCACGTACAAGATCTGGGGCGACCACCTCACGTACCACCCGCTCGGTGGCGCGGTCCTGAACAAGGCCACCGACAACTACGGCCGCCTGCACGGCTATTCGGGCCTCTACGTCATCGACGGCTCTCTGATCCCCGGCAACACGAGCGTCAACCCGTTCGTCACGATCACGGCGCTCGCCGAGCGGAACATCGAGAAGATCATCGCCACCGATCTTTGACATGCTCCTCGAGCTGAGGCCCGAGGATTCTGGCCGTCCCACGGGTTGCTGTGCCGCTATGCGGCACGGCTTCCTGCTGGGATTCCGTGGCTTCCTGTTTCTTCGCGCTGTGCCAGAACGGGTTCTGGTCTTACCTTCGCTCCGCAGGCCGATGCCGCCAGTCCGGCGGCCTGTTTCACATTCTTGGCGGCGTTGACATCCCGGTCATGCCGGGTGCCGCAGACGGGGCAGGTCCACTCGCGTACGTGCAAGGGTTTGGGGCCGTCGTGGTGTCCGCAGGTCGAGCACACCTGGCTGGTGGGCTCGAACCGGTTGATCTTGATGAGGGTCCGCCCGTAGCGAGCCGCTTTGTAGGCGAGCATGGTCACGAACTGTGACCAGCCCGCGTCATGGACGGACTTGGCCAGTTTGGTGCGCGCGAGGCCCTTGACCGGCAGGTCTTCCACGGCGATCGCTTGGTTCTCGCGGATCAACCGGGTGGAGAGCTGGTGGTGGAACTCCTTGCGCGCATCGGCGACCTGCGCATGCGCGCGGGCAACCTTGAGCCGGGCCTTGGCCCGGTTCTTCGAGCCCTTCCGTTTGCGGGACAGCTCCCGCTGGGTTTTCTTGAGTTTCTTCTCCGCCCGGCGCAGAAACCGCGGGGAGTCGATTTTCGTGCCGTCGGACAGCACCGCGAAGTGGGTCAGGCCCAGGTCGATGCCGATGGCCTGGTCGGTGGCGGGCATCCGCGCGGCGTCGGCGGCCGGGTCGGTGTCGATGACAAAGCTTGCGAAGTACCGGCCCGCCGAGTCTTTGATCACGGTGACCGAGGACGGCACCACGGGTAGGGTGCGTGACCACTTCACCCGCACCTCGCCGATCTTCGGCAGGTTCAGCCGGCCGGTTGGGGTGATGGACCAGCGGGCGTTGGCAGTGAACCGGATCGACTGCCTCGAGTCCTTGCGCGACTTGAACCGCGGCGCACCCACCCTCGCGCCCTTACGTTCACCCTTGAGGGAGGCGAAGAACGCCCGGTAGGCGGCCTCCACATCCCGCAGGGACTGCTGGAGCACCACCGAGGACACCTCGCCCAGCCAAGACCGCTCCACGGTCCGCTTGGCGCGGGTGACCAGAGTCCGGGACAGCTCGGCGGCCTTCGGGTAGGGCAGACCCGCCGCGTGGGCGTCCTTCCGGGCGCGTACCGCGTCGTTGAATACGACCCGCGCGCACCCGAACGCCCGGCCCAACGCGAGGCGTTGACCCAGTTCCGGGTAGAGCCGGAACGCGTACCGCAGCTGCATGAACGCCACCCTAGGTGCGCCCTCCCGGGCACCGTCCCAGAAGATCGAAACTGTTCACGATCGCCCTCCCGTTTGACGCTCGCGCTCAGGTTCGGCCCATCGTGCCCGCCGGTGATCGTTGGACGCGTGGGACGAGCCGTGATGCTCTGCACCGGCAGTCCGAGGTCCACACCTCCCTGCTCCGCAGGGAGCGTCGCGATCGCCAGATGCGCCTCAGCCCGTGGGCAGGACGCACACCGTGTCGAGCCCCAGCACGTGGTTGAGCCGGCCGAACGCCAGCCAGGAGCCGATGCTCATGCTCAGCTCCACGATCTCGACCTGGCTGTACAGGGCGGTCATCCGGGACCAGAACTCCTCGTCCAGGCCGTGGTGGTCGAGCGCGTACCGCTCGGCGTACTCGGCCGCGAGACGGGTCCGGTCGTCGAAGGCGTCGCTGGTACGCCACTCGGTCACCGAGTCGGCGAAGGACTCCTCGACCTTCTCCCCGTCCCGGTCGGTACGCCAGTCCAGGCAGAACCGGCACCCGTTGATCTGCGCGATACGCAGCCGCGCCGCCTCGAACTCCCTCAGGCCCAGCGTCGTATGGGCGTACACGGACAGCGAGAAGTTGGCGGCCGCCATGCCGATCCCGGGGACCATGTCCCCCCAGACGTAGCCGATCGGTTCCTGTCCCTCGGGGATGTCGATGATCATCAGTGCTTCCTTCCGCGATGGCCGAGCTTTCCGACTGCGGGGCGCAGCGGGACGTCGAGCGCGTCGTAGAGGCCCGGGGCTTGGTCCACGAGCCAGTCGATGGCGTTCACCAGCCGGCCGACCGCGGTGGCGTTGCCGCCGGCCGACCGGTTCTCGCCCTCGTCCGCGGCCTCGACGGTGACCTCGATGCGCGGACGGCCCTCGACGATCACCCGGTGCGCCCCGGTGCCGTCGGGGGGCGTCGGCCAGTCCGGCGCGCAGGACGG
This window contains:
- a CDS encoding carboxymuconolactone decarboxylase family protein; translated protein: MIIDIPEGQEPIGYVWGDMVPGIGMAAANFSLSVYAHTTLGLREFEAARLRIAQINGCRFCLDWRTDRDGEKVEESFADSVTEWRTSDAFDDRTRLAAEYAERYALDHHGLDEEFWSRMTALYSQVEIVELSMSIGSWLAFGRLNHVLGLDTVCVLPTG
- a CDS encoding RNA-guided endonuclease InsQ/TnpB family protein produces the protein MQLRYAFRLYPELGQRLALGRAFGCARVVFNDAVRARKDAHAAGLPYPKAAELSRTLVTRAKRTVERSWLGEVSSVVLQQSLRDVEAAYRAFFASLKGERKGARVGAPRFKSRKDSRQSIRFTANARWSITPTGRLNLPKIGEVRVKWSRTLPVVPSSVTVIKDSAGRYFASFVIDTDPAADAARMPATDQAIGIDLGLTHFAVLSDGTKIDSPRFLRRAEKKLKKTQRELSRKRKGSKNRAKARLKVARAHAQVADARKEFHHQLSTRLIRENQAIAVEDLPVKGLARTKLAKSVHDAGWSQFVTMLAYKAARYGRTLIKINRFEPTSQVCSTCGHHDGPKPLHVREWTCPVCGTRHDRDVNAAKNVKQAAGLAASACGAKVRPEPVLAQREETGSHGIPAGSRAA